One Desulfurobacteriaceae bacterium genomic window, TTCTTTTGAGATAACCGATATACCACTTATAGAGTATACGGCTTCAAAAGGAAAGCCAATAATAATTTCTACAGGAATAGCAACTCTTTGTGATATTCAAGAAGCTGTTGAAGCCTGTAGAAGAGTTGGAAACGAACAGATAATACTACTAAAGTGCACCTCTGCATATCCTACTCCTTTAGATCAGGTTAACCTAAGAACAATTCCGAATATGACAGAAACTTTTGACTGCATAGTGGGACTTTCAGATCACACTCTCGGTATTTCTGTTCCAATTGCGGCTGTAGCTCTTGGAGCAAAAGTTATAGAGAAACACTTTATTCTATCTAAGAATATAGAAACGCCAGATAGAGATTTTTCGTTAACTCCTGACGAATTTAAAGAAATGGTAAAAGCTATAAGAGAAGTTGAGAGAGCACTTGGAAAAGTATCTTATGAACTTACAGAGGAAATGAAGAAAGGCAGAAAATTCAGTAGGTCGTTATTTGTTGTGAAAGATGTTAAAGCTGACGAGGTTTTCACTGAAGAAAATGTTAAGTCAATAAGACCAGGATACGGTCTTCACCCTAAGTTTTTAAAGAATATAATTGGAAAAAGGGCAAAGAAGGATATAAAGAAAGGAACTCCCCTAAGTTGGGAGCTAATATATTGAGGGTTATTAACAGGAGAGGAGTGTCCTTGGAGGGAGTGTCCATAGAACTGTGTAAATTCTATCAGGCCTCTAACCTCTTTCCAAAAATTTCAGA contains:
- the pseI gene encoding pseudaminic acid synthase; the protein is MKIKIKDKEVSNNTPTFIIAELSANHKQDIELAKDTIYAIKESEADAVKLQTYTPDTITIDCNNEYFQIKQGTLWDGKTFYELYQEAYTPWEWHYELKELAEKLGLIFFSTPFDKTAVDFLEELEVPAYKIASFEITDIPLIEYTASKGKPIIISTGIATLCDIQEAVEACRRVGNEQIILLKCTSAYPTPLDQVNLRTIPNMTETFDCIVGLSDHTLGISVPIAAVALGAKVIEKHFILSKNIETPDRDFSLTPDEFKEMVKAIREVERALGKVSYELTEEMKKGRKFSRSLFVVKDVKADEVFTEENVKSIRPGYGLHPKFLKNIIGKRAKKDIKKGTPLSWELIY